In Glycine soja cultivar W05 chromosome 10, ASM419377v2, whole genome shotgun sequence, the genomic stretch ttatcaaggaaagagaaaaaagatcaTGGGATTTTCACTTTGGCACTTTAAGACGCTTAGGCTTCAATTCACATGCAATGATCATGAATATGCTGGCATATTAAGTTTTTTGGACGAACCTGTGTTATTTAGTCATGGTTGAACCACACTACTAGTGTTAccacttttaatttcttaattaattcagTAGTTGaatacagaaaagaaaaatatatcattcaTAACTATATGTTGATTTGGTCGACAAAGTTACATGAAAAGCAAAAGGGGCTAGATCCAAAGGCTTGAATTCCCATGGACAAAAATCCTGGCATGGTATACCATCCTTTAATTTCTTCTCCAGTAACGTAATTCCTCTTGTGCTTGGAGCCAGATGTCACAAACCGGTGTCATAAAACTCTATTGAAtaacaaatatgataaatattaacAAGTATTCTTAGTTCATtgatataatgattaaaaagtttaaagtaaattttttttaattaaaagacatAAAATTACGTGCTatgatctttttaattttttgttatgacTTAcatcataaatatcatctcttttaaaaattttaatcattatatcaATCTTACTTTAATAATGAATACAGAAGTTATTGTGTTCTACAAACAAGGGTCTCTTTAATAGGTCTCGGTAATATTGTGTTCTACATCACAATAATGAATACAGAAGTTATCCGATAGCCTTTGTATTAAATGCTAGGCAATATTATTACATACAATCATGCTTGATGGTATCAATAGAATATTATAGTATAGATATATGTGGTTATGAAGCACGTTGCTCATCCAATAATCCAAAAAGCAGAGTAATTAAAGATGCTTTGTTTCTAgtggtttcaactttcaactactCTGGCCGTACAACCTTTTAGGGGTTTAATGATGAGTAGTACTGTGGTTGAGCCAATTAATGCCAAATTGTTggcataattaatatttgtgttGATTGGAAGTGTCGGTGATGAGACAGCTAGAAGAAGAGACGAATCCTGATGATGCTGCATTTGGTTGCAATGGCCTTGGGACAATGCTACTACCATTGCTGCAAAGTTGccaagccaagttggaaattTTTTGCAAAGGAACATTTCTTATTCTGTCCACCATGGCCTTCTCCTGACAGTAATACATGATTTAACATTAGAAAAATGTTTTCAATGATATCTCTTCAATAACTATTGTAAAATTGACTTTGGTTTGGAAGCATCCTAAGATTGGCATGTTTTATGCATgaatttctgtaaaaaaaaaaaaaaaaagactagcaAGTTTTAAGTATGTTACAAACCTTGAATATTTTTTACCATTCGTACAAATCAATcattgatatatataaaaagagttAGGCATTCAAATGTCTCAACAGGAAGTTTTgctaaataacttttttttaagaattaaaaaaacacttttttagaatataaattaattatgtttttaatccttataaattaaatattcaactTTTTGGGTTTAtttcctaataatttttttatttattattaactgagattaaaacaaaattcattaatttatcatggaacaaagaaacaaaatcactaaattatcaaggataaaaaaattaaaaaaaataaaattattattttattaggaatacaacaccaaataaaaatttattagttagcaaatgaaaaaaataaagtatttattaggtataaaaatatatttaagtctaaatttaatagtttaataattaaataattattatctttcATGATTGTGTgaaccaaattttaaataaatctaaGTACatgtaacttttataataaatattgttttaatctacaaaatataattagtcaaatgtgacaaaaaaaatttaaaaaaagatcaatctcttaaataaaatcttaatacTTTTAGGGATTAGTCCTTAACTTTCGCGGTTGAAGAATACCCCGGTTcacaccaaaaaaatcaaatgtgaCAAATACttaatttacttattttgttatttctaaGTAACCGTTGAAATAatgaaatatcaataattttaaactttcCCTTGTATAGTTAATGAACTGATAATATAAAAGAGTTTTTACAATATCATCCAATAGCATATTACCGTATGTAATAAGTTAGTTAGTTGAGTTTTTTATTAGTTAGTGGTTACCTTAAAAGCCATTTTTGCCCTCATTTCTAATGGTTGACAGTAAATAATTAGTTTTCCATGCCAATGATAATACATACAAATTAAACTCTTTAATTAGCAAAACATTTTATACTCACAAAAAGATTAAATAGGGATAGTATATTAATATGACTTGTTCCTATAcaaggaaggaaaaaatatcCGCCCATAAAAGATATTGCAACTAGAAGGAAAGCAAAGAGTAGTACCATTGTTCCTCTTTCCTTGGGTATCTTACAAGCCAATGAAGCCATACATCCAAAGGAATACCCTCCACTATAGTCATTCTTCAATCTTTTAGAAGATGGAGAAATTCCTAGGCTCAAATCAAGATTATGGCTAGTGCCTGCTTCAATTGTATCAGGAAGtatattcatataataattattattgagTCAATGTTTTCAATCACACATGATAATACAGATAAGAAACAATTatgtaagaaaaacaaaaacaaagcagCAAAAGAAATTGAGTAAGCACCAAGGGAATCAAACTCTACTGGTTTAAGAGAATGTGAGAGTGTTGTAAACAATCTAATACTAATACTATGTTGAATtcctatcaataaaaaaaaaaggagcaaAACAAAATGTACACATCATTTGTTCATACCTGCCATGCTCGAATTCGCAATTATTTCTCCCTTATAGGAACAGGGCTTAAAACTTGCGTCCACTTTTCCATCATCACACTTGATGGATGAGTTGGGATAAAATCTGCACGcagaaaacataaaatgaaaatctGTTGGATTTAACTCCTTGTATCAtattatataactatatatagatatatatggTAGGACaataaattcattatatatCCCAACAAGAACTATTGGAGCTTTCGCTGTTGGATAAGCCTGTCAGGGGCACACAAATCCGTAGAACGTATCATggtaggataaaaaaaaaaaaggaattgtgTTTGTACTTGatctttatatataacaactttttcacaatattaagaaaaagaaaaaaagagagaaatgtaTGATATATAAGAGGAGTAGTGTGATTGTGATGgagagatagagaaaaaaaaaatgcaaaaaaaaaaactgtatgtAGATTGTATTTGTCGGGCAAAAAAGGTAATGCAATGCCTAATCAAATAGGATAAAAATTAGCAATATAATTATCTAAATAACAAGACACTACTAGTGATGTATTCAAATTTCTTTCAATATTCATACCAAACAAATGAATATATACAATGGGTATAGGCACAATGAATAACAAACGTAATATATACTACAATAAAAAGAACAACAAAGTCCTCTTGTTGAAGTAGTTTCATTGTTATTGAGTATTTTACTGACTGTGCCTATAATGTAAGTACACACCACTTTCCTCTTACAGGAATTACTCACATGTCACATTAGACATCAAGACCGGCTTAACTCTAAGTAAAACCTAATCTATAttttaagagaatttttttcataaaatgaaaaagttatatattagaactttatatatatatatatatatatatatatatatatatatatatatatatatatatatatatatatttaacatttcttattttattaaaattaaaagtaaaaatcttTTTGGTGTTAAACCTAAAGCTTAagttttagttgttttattgtttaagttgatattgaatataaaatatgaaaactcaaatatatttaaaatttctaataaatgatcaaattttattttaaatctctaataaaaaattttgttgttttaaatCATCGatgtattaaaatttttgttttaaatcttcGTCGTTAGTTATATGATGGCGTAACACCATCATAATCGattaatgatatttaaaaaattagtttctaaGATGATAGTTATCACTTACTTAACTAATGTTAGATactcaaaacaaaatttttcgatatatcaaaaatttaaaacaacaaaaaaatttattaaaaatccaaaataaaattttatcatttattaggactttcaatatatataagccaaatatgaataaaatttgaaCAAGGCATAAATGCTTGAAATAGTAGTTCTCACGTCTTGCCAATAAATGGTGCCCTTCGTGGTTCTCCTTGAGCATCTTTGCGAAGGGCTAATGCACCTTTGTATGTTGAACTTCTCGAGCTTCCATTGATTTGTCGACGAAGTAAGAGCACAAACTCTTCCTTACTCAAACCTCTCATCTGCATCCCAATTAAATTATCATGAATTAAATTGTgacacaaaattcaaataaactgATTTCCATATCTAATATTTCGGTTCAATACCTGCTTCAAATCCTCCTCATAATCACTTAAACTAAAGTTTATATCAGCCTCTACTCCACGAAACTTTATTGCAGCCCTATCATATGCTCTGTGAAGAGAACAATATCAAGTTTGTGAACAAGTGTtacatataaaaacaaaaagaaaaaaagttgaacaCAATGTAGCTTCAGTCAAAGGTATTTATAGCCCTAACCTTGCAGCAGCTTGAGCAGTGTCAAATCCacctacaaaaataaaattaggctAATTCAGCCACAAATGtacttattcataaaaaaataaaaaaaaatcaccacaGAAATAGCTTCTAACCAATAATTGAatcaaaattattcaaaacaGCACCaaccaattaaatcaaatattcacttaccCAAATAGACCTGCTTCCCACAATCCCTGCATTCAATAAAAGCAAAAACTCAATGATGTCAACCCAGACCAGACCACCAAACAACTAATTATGACAGCAAGGACAATAATTAAGATTACTGCATTCATGGTTTTAAGTTATGGTTGCATGGTAGTTAGCAAAATTCTAGGCAAAATGTGACTGCAATTATGGTCACTGCGTGGTTTCAGTAGACCCCAAAATCCATCACATCAACAATTGCAAAGGTTTTGAAAAACCATAAGCAACCACAATTGTGGCCACAATGTCAAGGTTTTTGGGATCTTTGCCATCACATTGCGACCGCAATCACAACTACATCTACTACATTTGTCTGTAATATTCTACAATATTAAGGATTGTGACAACAATTTAAAATCTTGGTAATTACataccacaatttaaaaccttaacCACATCTATTGATTTTCATCTTATactagaaattgaacatcaTAAACCATACCAAATATGAGACTCCCATCTACCAGTCCTGCGGTAGAAGGTGACACCCCGGTACTGCGAGCTGCGAGACCTTGGTCCTCTCCTATTTTTCCTCACATGAGGTAGCTTCTGCTGTAAGGTTCTGAGTCCATTTTGTCCATCAGGCTCTGGTAAGCACAAGTTCAAGCATTGAGTCTTCCCCCACAGCCCCAATTTGAAATCAGGCACTCTAGCTCCAttatcagcagcagcagcagcagtcacAGGGAAAAGGGTCCTTGTCACTATCTCTGCCTCCTTATTGACCCTTTCAGTGGCAGCATCAAACTCTGACTTATCCCTCTCTTTCTTCAGTATGTCAAAAATCAAGGGAGAGGAATTGTTTGAGGAATCATCCTCTGCAGGATTCCACACAGAGGAGTTGGCGGTTCTTGAAGCTGAGATTTCAGGTGGGAAACTTTGCAGCTGCAATCCCTTTTGATCACAGCTTGAATCAGCATCAGCATCACCATGGTTGATGTCCACATTGAGATCAAACATAGCCATGTCCTGGGAAAGCTCTCTTCTAATTTAATCAGCTTACCCTTTTGGAAGAGTATCATGTACTTCCTTCTGCAGTGAAGTCAAAGTACAATGAAACTCAAactaggagagagagagagagggaaaaaGGACTTTTAAAGGTTGAGCATAGCAGAGGAAGATAGAAGAATGAGTTGGTGAGGGTAAAAGAGTATCTGTCAGAAAAACAAATAGACTGAAATTAAGGTAGAGGAAGATCAGGGAGAAAACAGTGGAGAAAGATAAGAAAGAACAGGAGCTTCTTCCAGAATCAGAGGGAATAAGGCACAAACAAGAGCATGGTTGAGACTGACACAGAGATGTGATTGGCCTCAAAAGCAAAGATATTGTGAAGTGTTAACTGTTTGGACTGATACACACACATGCCCTTTATCTTTGGATAGAGGGGTAAGGACAAAGGAGACataatatcaatatcatcatgatTTCACCCCCTTTGTGTTTCAATGTtacaccatatatatatatatatataaatataaggaTGAACCTCAGGTAAAGAATTTCTAACAACTCACTTTTTAACTAACTAAACTAAAATTCCTTGGTATTATACCTATCTTTTGCAGTTGAATAATTCTATTAATGCTCTTATTCAATTGCtcgataattttaaataaagaaaatattaaatcttttttacttttttaagatTGTGAATATGTTTCgttttgatttattaatttttatataaagtaaTAGGTGATTAAAAACAAGAGAATGTTTTAGGAGAATATAACGTGGCTTTATAATCCTGTAACTTCATAAgcaatttgataaatattttttcttcttatttcgcATAATTTTAATGGTTCATTTAGTGTTTCTCTTCAACAAGATTAatgcatttaatttaaaataacataatagatACGACTGGAAATATATTGAAAGATCTTGAGCCTAACCTGGTCAGATACCCTCCTCGCAAGGAGTGTGCAACAGAATTAGCTTGCAACAGAATTAACTTGTCTCTTACTACAGTCACTTTAAAAAATTTGGCTTCTGTAAAAGTATTTTCTTACACTCTgttgtaatattttctttttttttctcaatcctTTGCGttatcagaaaaaaaatatattgagactaatttgaaatttggtgaaagatgaataaaatttaataaaaaattatttttacaag encodes the following:
- the LOC114370127 gene encoding AP2-like ethylene-responsive transcription factor TOE3 — protein: MAMFDLNVDINHGDADADSSCDQKGLQLQSFPPEISASRTANSSVWNPAEDDSSNNSSPLIFDILKKERDKSEFDAATERVNKEAEIVTRTLFPVTAAAAADNGARVPDFKLGLWGKTQCLNLCLPEPDGQNGLRTLQQKLPHVRKNRRGPRSRSSQYRGVTFYRRTGRWESHIWDCGKQVYLGGFDTAQAAARAYDRAAIKFRGVEADINFSLSDYEEDLKQMRGLSKEEFVLLLRRQINGSSRSSTYKGALALRKDAQGEPRRAPFIGKTFYPNSSIKCDDGKVDASFKPCSYKGEIIANSSMAGTSHNLDLSLGISPSSKRLKNDYSGGYSFGCMASLACKIPKERGTMEKAMVDRIRNVPLQKISNLAWQLCSNGSSIVPRPLQPNAASSGFVSSSSCLITDTSNQHKY